The following are encoded together in the Chaetodon auriga isolate fChaAug3 chromosome 4, fChaAug3.hap1, whole genome shotgun sequence genome:
- the crybb1l2 gene encoding crystallin, beta B1, like 2: MSGEKSKSASQTDGKAAQNKMSEMGMMSYKMCVYDQENFQGRCIEINGECMNVCDMGMDRVRSLRVDCGPFVGFEQMNFCGEMFILEKGEYPRWDSWSNCQKNDYLLSFRPVRMDPEKHKICLYEVGEFKGRKMEIMDDDVPSLFSYGFTDRVGSIMVSCGTWVGYQFPGYRGSQYLLEKGDFRHFNEFGARCPQMQSIRRIRDMQWHPHGCYTMSSK, translated from the exons ATGTCTGGAGAGAAATCCAAGTCTGCTTCCCAGACTGATGGGAAGGCGGCTCAGAACAAGATGTCTGAGATGGGCATGATGTCTTACaag atgtgtgtgtatgaccaGGAGAACTTCCAGGGCCGCTGTATTGAGATCAACGGcgagtgtatgaatgtgtgtgacatGGGAATGGACAGGGTGCGCTCCCTGCGCGTCGACTGTGGACC CTTCGTGGGCTTTGAGCAGATGAACTTCTGTGGTGAGATGTTCATCCTGGAGAAGGGCGAGTATCCCCGCTGGGACTCTTGGAGCAACTGCCAGAAGAACGACTACCTGCTGTCCTTCAGGCCTGTCCGCATG GACCCCGAAAAGCACAAGATCTGCCTGTACGAGGTCGGAGAGTTCAAGGGTCGTAAGATGGAGATCATGGACGATGATGTCCCCAGCCTGTTTTCCTACGGTTTCACCGACAGAGTGGGCAGCATCATGGTCAGCTGTGGAAC TTGGGTGGGTTACCAGTTCCCCGGCTACCGTGGCAGCCAGTACCTGCTGGAGAAGGGTGATTTCAGGCATTTCAATGAGTTTGGCGCCCGCTGCCCCCAGATGCAGTCCATTAGGCGCATCCGCGACATGCAGTGGCACCCACACGGCTGCTACACCATGTCCTCCAAGTGA
- the cryba1l2 gene encoding crystallin, beta A1, like 2: MNRIIRTHMSSPMYFPSMGTAPFFKVTVFEREHFQGKCLEFTSECCNIHDCGLDNIRSIRVESGAWVGFEHHDFQGQQFILERGEYPNWDAYSGSLSHHIERFMSLRPIYCASHHSSRMMIFERENFMGRSTELCDDYPSLQAMGWIMPEVGSMHVQCGAFVCYEYPGYRGQQYIMECERHSGDYQQWRTWGSHCQTPKIQSIRRIRH; the protein is encoded by the exons ATGAATAGAATCATCAGAACACACATGAGTTCACCCATGTACTTCCCTAGCATGGGCACAGCGCCTTTCTTCAAg GTGACTGTGTTTGAGCGGGAGCATTTCCAAGGCAAGTGTCTGGAGTTCACCTCCGAGTGCTGCAACATCCATGACTGCGGCCTGGACAACATCCGCTCCATCCGAGTGGAGAGTGGAGC TTGGGTGGGTTTCGAGCACCATGACTTCCAGGGCCAGCAGTTCATCCTGGAGAGGGGCGAGTACCCCAACTGGGACGCCTACAGTGGCTCTCTGTCCCACCACATCGAGCGCTTCATGTCCCTCCGCCCCATCTATTGCGCT TCTCACCACAGCAGCCGTATGATGATCTTTGAGAGGGAGAACTTCATGGGCCGCAGCACCGAGCTGTGCGACGACTACCCCTCCCTGCAGGCCATGGGCTGGATCATGCCTGAGGTGGGCTCCATGCACGTGCAGTGTGGAGC cTTTGTGTGCTATGAGTACCCGGGCTACAGAGGCCAGCAGTACATCATGGAGTGTGAAAGACACAGCGGAGACTACCAGCAGTGGAGGACCTGGGGCTCCCACTGCCAGACTCCAAAGATCCAGTCCATCAGACGCATCAGGCACTGA
- the timm10 gene encoding mitochondrial import inner membrane translocase subunit Tim10 gives MDPMKAQQLAAELEVEMMADMYNRMTNACHRKCVPPHYKEAELTKGESVCLDRCVAKYLDLHERLGRKLTELSVQDEEMMRKAAVGSG, from the exons ATGGATCCTATGAAGGCGCAGCAGCTGGCGGCGGAGCTGGAGGTGGAAATGATGGCTGACATGTACAACCG AATGACCAACGCCTGCCACAGGAAGTGTGTACCGCCCCATTACAAGGAGGCAGAGCTGACCAAGGGCGAGTCGGTGTGCCTGGACCGCTGCGTGGCCAAATACCTGGACCTTCACGAGAGGCTCGGACGCAAGCTGACAGAGCTCTCCGTCCAGGACGAGGAAATGATGAGGAAGGCCGCTGTGGGGAGCGGATAG
- the unc93b1 gene encoding protein unc-93 homolog B1 codes for MMEAFDREDMNEDADRLVPHPNGPLNELLNVGQEGNIQGQVEEFLGPQAEYNEEEEERKYYRRKRLGVIKNVLAASFGAMIVYSVYMGLLQMQLILHYDMTYREVKYSNLGLEDIDRKMLMGINVTPIIGLLYTPILIRFLGTKWMMFLASGIYALFVSTNYWERYYTLVPSAVAIGVAIVPLWASLGNYITRMAQQYYEYVNYKEEHVQEQKKLPKGACHSYIIVFQSVFSIIFQLSFVFAEFPMLFVLNGYLHDNDHILNNVKTCGANISGVIPGFNTTVLTNLPRSMLLIQVESVLMGFAFLAMIIFLVLCGSAYRPTEEIDLRSIGWGNIFQLPFKHLRDYRLRLLCPFFVYSGFEVLFAVTGFSLSYGVCVLGLKQLWLLIVVYGLSCSIFSSLSLSLLRLPRWLCLVVGAAVHVVLLVALLALPLPPNKPEYLGYLLVISVLWGLGTALNKTGVSILLGMLYAEEKERLDFVYTIYHWWQAIAIFIVYLWSNLPMRVKLSILLATLLLACYCYWVMEHRLANKVPYRLPRIPRPRHKVKGYRYLEEDNSDESDSERSEEDDEENDEEEEEEEDEEHVVEEMGEEDREEGGQDAGAQGADSHGTRRRGAEGQRRRWEDAKERDGGA; via the exons ATG atggaggcATTTGACAGAGAAGACATGAATGAGGATGCTGATCGGCTCGTGCCTCATCCTAACGGCCCACTAAATGAACTGCTGAATGTGGGGCAGGAAGGCAACATACAGGGCCAG GTGGAGGAGTTTCTGGGTCCACAGGCAGAGTacaatgaggaggaggaggagaggaaatactacaggaggaagaggctggGAGTCATCAAGAATGTTCTCGCAGCCAGTTTTGGAGCCATGattgtgtacagtgtgtacatgG GCCTACTGCAGATGCAGCTGATCCTCCATTATGATATGACGTATCGTGAGGTGAAGTACAGCAACCTTGGCCTGGAGGACATCGACCGCAAGATGCTGATGGGTATCAACGTCACGCCCATCATAGGCCTGCTGTACACCCCTATACTCAtcag gtTTCTGGGCACTAAGTGGATGATGTTCCTGGCTTCGGGAATCTACGCACTCTTTGTCTCAACCAATTACTGGGAGCGTTACTACACCTTGGTTCCGTCAGCCGTAGCTATCGGCGTGGCCATTGTGCCGCTCTGGGCCTCGTTGGGTAATTACATTACTAG AATGGCGCAGCAGTACTATGAGTACGTCAACTACAAGGAAGAGCACGTGCAGGAGCAGAAGAAGCTTCCCAAGGGCGCCTGCCACAGCTACATCATCGTCTTCCAGTCAGTCTTCAGCATCATCTTCCAA cTCAGTTTTGTCTTCGCCGAGTTCCCCATGCTGTTCGTCCTCAACGGCTACCTGCATGACAACGATCACATTCTCAACAATGTGAAAACCTGTG gGGCAAACATCAGTGGAGTGATCCCGGGTTTCAACACCACCGTGCTGACCAACCTACCTCGCTCCATGCTGCTCATTCAGGTGGAGAGTGTCCTCATGGGTTTCGCCTTCCTCGCCATGATCATT TTCCTTGTGCTGTGCGGTTCTGCCTACCGTCCGACGGAGGAGATCGACCTTCGCAGTATCGGCTGGGGAAACATCTTCCAGCTGCCTTTCAAACACCTGAGAGACTACCGCCTGCGACTGCTCTGCCCCTTCTTCGTCTACAGTGGGTTTGAAGTGCTGTTTGCGGTCACCGGATTCTCCCTG TCATATGGCGTCTGCGTTTTGGGCCTGAAGCAACTGTGGCTCCTTATAGTCGTCTATggcctctcctgctccatcttttcctccctctccctttccctcctgCGCCTCCCACGCTGGCTGTGTCTGGTGGTGGGTGCTGCTGTGCatgtggtgctgctggtggctCTCCTGGCATTGCCTCTGCCTCCTAACAAACCAGAGTATCTTGGCTATCTGCTGGTGATCTCCGTGCTGTGGGGACTAGGCACAGCCCTGAACAAGACGGGCGTCAGCA ttctGCTAGGTATGCTGTACGCTGAGGAAAAAGAACGTCTGGACTTTGTCTACACCATCTATCACTGGTGGCAGGCCATCGCCATCTTCATAGTCTACCTCTGGTCCAACCTGCCGATGAgg GTCAAACTCTCCATCCTGTTGGCCACTTTGTTGCTGGCCTGTTACTGTTATTGGGTGATGGAGCATCGGCTGGCCAATAAAGTGCCTTACAGACTGCCTCGCATCCCTCGGCCACGGCACAAG GTCAAAGGCTACCGCTACCTGGAAGAGGACAACTCAGATGAGTCAGACTCTGAGAGAAGTGAGGAGGATGACGAAGAGaatgacgaggaggaggaggaggaggaagacgaagagCATGTGGTGGAGGAGATGGGAGAAGAGGACAGGGAGGAAGGAGGCCAAGATGCAGGGGCCCAGGGAGCTGACTCACATGGAACCAGGAGGAGAGGGGCTGAGGGTCAACGTCGCAGATGGGAGGATGCgaaggagagagacggaggagcaTGA